A DNA window from Kitasatospora atroaurantiaca contains the following coding sequences:
- a CDS encoding geranylgeranyl reductase family protein, giving the protein MTGPCESSADVIVVGAGPAGSTTAYHLARTGLDVLLLEKAAFPREKVCGDGLTPRAVKQLVDMGIDVSESAGWLHNKGLRIVSGGSGLELDWPELAAFPDFGAVRRRADFDELLVRQGQSVGVRLFEQANVSGPVLDSRTGRITGVTARLGDEKRPVTFTAPLVVAADGNSTRLSLSMGRHRRQDRPMGVAYRTYFTSPRHDDRYLEAWMDLSDHRDGKRRLLSGYGWVFGMGDGTSNVGLGVLDTSTAGGELDWRELLRTWCAGMPAEYGFTPANMTMPIRGAALPMALNRQPHYADGLLLVGDAAGMVSPSTGEGIAYAMESGRIAADVIVQALARITPAGRERALQSYPRILRDSYGGHFTLGRSFVRVMGNQRVLKLGADHGLAHPTLMKFVFKLMVNLSEPRAGDAADRIINALTRLAPRS; this is encoded by the coding sequence GTGACCGGCCCCTGCGAGAGCAGCGCCGACGTGATCGTGGTGGGCGCCGGACCGGCCGGCTCCACCACGGCGTACCACCTGGCCCGCACGGGCCTGGACGTCCTGCTGCTGGAGAAGGCGGCCTTCCCCCGGGAGAAGGTCTGCGGGGACGGGCTGACCCCTCGCGCGGTCAAGCAGCTGGTGGACATGGGAATCGACGTGTCCGAGAGCGCCGGCTGGCTGCACAACAAGGGCCTGCGGATCGTCAGCGGCGGGTCGGGGCTGGAGCTGGACTGGCCCGAGCTGGCGGCTTTCCCGGACTTCGGCGCCGTCCGCCGGCGGGCCGACTTCGACGAACTGCTCGTCCGCCAGGGCCAGTCGGTCGGCGTCCGGCTCTTCGAGCAGGCCAATGTGTCCGGCCCCGTGCTGGACAGCCGTACCGGCCGGATCACCGGCGTCACCGCGCGGCTCGGCGACGAGAAGCGACCGGTCACCTTCACGGCCCCGCTGGTGGTGGCGGCCGACGGCAACTCCACCCGACTGTCCCTGTCGATGGGCCGCCACCGCCGCCAGGACCGCCCGATGGGCGTCGCGTACCGGACGTACTTCACCAGCCCCCGGCACGACGACAGGTACCTCGAGGCGTGGATGGACCTCTCGGACCACCGCGACGGGAAGCGACGACTGCTGTCCGGCTACGGCTGGGTGTTCGGCATGGGCGACGGCACCAGCAATGTGGGGCTCGGCGTGCTCGACACGAGTACGGCGGGCGGCGAGCTGGACTGGCGCGAGCTGCTCAGGACCTGGTGCGCCGGGATGCCGGCGGAGTACGGCTTCACGCCGGCGAACATGACCATGCCGATCAGAGGCGCGGCGCTGCCGATGGCCCTCAACCGGCAACCGCACTACGCCGACGGCCTGTTGCTGGTCGGCGACGCCGCCGGGATGGTCAGCCCCTCCACCGGTGAGGGCATCGCCTACGCCATGGAGTCAGGCCGGATCGCCGCCGACGTCATCGTGCAGGCGCTCGCCCGGATCACTCCGGCGGGCCGGGAGCGGGCCCTGCAGAGCTACCCGCGGATCCTCAGGGACTCCTACGGCGGCCACTTCACCCTGGGCCGCTCCTTCGTCCGGGTGATGGGAAACCAGCGGGTGCTGAAGCTCGGGGCGGACCACGGTCTGGCCCACCCCACCCTGATGAAGTTCGTCTTCAAGCTGATGGTGAACCTCTCCGAGCCCCGCGCCGGTGATGCAGCGGACCGCATCATCAACGCCCTGACCAGGCTGGCCCCCAGGTCCTGA
- a CDS encoding non-ribosomal peptide synthetase — MTVSPGRARQPSAAQYGVWSGQQLVPQDPLYNLGQCVEIAGPLDVVIFERALRTAVTEAESLHCRYTADQDGTGARSTVEVSQDWALQVVDVSAEADPWAAAERWMRADLAVPADLTGGRLFAQALFHAGGDRHFWYQRVHHIALDGFGLVMLIRRVAALYTALVDGAGWAGRAFGPLQAVLDEDAAYRTSQDFERDRAFWTARFRDRPVPVSIAGRAARASGTPVRESVQLPLRVGEALAAAARATGTTRPALLLAATAAYLHRHTGAPEIVLGLPIAGRLGSVSRHTPCMQMNILPLRIPVGPASTLRELATHTAHQLRQAGPHQRYRHEQLRRDLQLLGGERRLLGPVVNLMPFENRLTFAGRPAVGHTISPGPVEDLSVGVHSGTRGGGIRLEFSANPQLYGAEELSTRLAEFSDLLARAVSTPGEAIHRNRREPARTPVLDGGPLPVEARPVSELILDQASTRPDAVAVEYRDQRITYRQLAEDARQLADRLIVHGAGPGRLVAVLLPRGAEAAAVLLGVLLAGAGYLPLDPDGPPARNDTVLTRARPSLLVTTAEYRNRVPATSPATVLLLDRAELTSHHPGAAAPPRDEDPAYVQYTSGSTGRPNGVVVGHGALAHFAASASQVYRIGPRDRVLQFAPLHFDTSVEEIFLTLSAGATLVVRTEEMLRSVPGFLTACDDLRITVLDLPTALWHEVALSLHTGAAALPASVHTVIIGGEAAAPERVRQWRRQVGPQVRLLNTYGPTEATVVATCAVLHGDGSVAPSRTDAPRTPIGRPLPGVRAAVLDGAGRPVRAGAAGELHLMGGGLATGYLGDTELTARRFVLLDHLPGRPRAYRTGDLVRRRDDGRLVFLGRVDEELKTSGHRVHPADVENALLGHPRVREAAVVGQELADGTKRLTAYVVGEPPGEPTAGELRHHLSGILPAAAVPAVVVLTSPLPRTGTGKLDRRALPARAAPSSVAAGELERLVLAVWEEVLGVPGLSVHDDFFDLGGHSLQTLQAAHRLGIRLGRDIPAHTVFRHPTAAALAEVLRDGEQPFASVPAASVPAELRADAVLHPDVAPATSAARRQGPARCVLLTGATGYVGAHLLHELLARTDARIVCAVRSATPEHGLRRIRQALTDHRLGLGQWHDRVQALPSDLTRPGLGLDPVSWDELAEECDAIYHSAAAVSMARSYRSMRAANVSGTEELLRLAATGRPSSFHHLSTLALSAQDTGLPSGYLQSKWAAERLVEQAATRGLPVTVYRLGRVTGPPATASVNESDVFWRLLRAAIRTGALPAPDALDVAEVWTPADYVARAVVHLSSAGTDGVFDLAPHAATRLSDVVRWVTDYGFSFERRAPEGTAADEADEADQVALSLLDLGPLHGLHTGSGRIPTGEPARALADSGIHCPPVDRRLIHRYLDHCVATGFLPPPNRERRTFPHPGGDSG, encoded by the coding sequence ATGACCGTCAGCCCCGGCCGAGCCCGGCAGCCGTCGGCGGCCCAGTACGGTGTCTGGTCCGGGCAGCAGCTGGTGCCGCAGGATCCGCTCTACAACCTCGGCCAGTGCGTCGAGATCGCCGGGCCGCTCGACGTGGTGATCTTCGAGCGCGCACTGCGTACGGCGGTCACCGAGGCCGAGTCGCTGCACTGCCGGTACACCGCCGACCAGGACGGCACCGGCGCCCGGTCGACCGTCGAGGTCTCGCAGGACTGGGCGCTCCAGGTGGTCGACGTCAGCGCCGAGGCCGACCCGTGGGCGGCGGCCGAGCGGTGGATGCGCGCCGATCTGGCGGTTCCGGCGGATCTGACGGGCGGCCGGCTGTTCGCCCAGGCGCTCTTCCACGCGGGCGGCGACCGGCACTTCTGGTACCAGCGCGTCCACCACATCGCGCTGGACGGCTTCGGCCTCGTGATGCTGATCCGCAGGGTCGCCGCGCTGTACACGGCCCTGGTCGACGGCGCAGGCTGGGCCGGTCGCGCGTTCGGGCCGCTGCAGGCGGTCCTCGACGAGGACGCGGCCTACCGCACCTCGCAGGACTTCGAACGGGACCGGGCCTTCTGGACGGCCCGCTTCAGAGACCGTCCGGTGCCCGTGAGTATCGCGGGGCGAGCCGCTCGGGCCTCCGGCACTCCCGTCCGGGAATCGGTCCAACTCCCGCTGCGCGTCGGGGAGGCACTGGCCGCCGCCGCCCGGGCCACCGGCACCACCCGGCCCGCCCTGCTCCTCGCCGCCACCGCGGCCTACCTGCACAGGCACACCGGCGCACCCGAGATCGTGCTCGGCCTCCCGATCGCCGGGCGGCTCGGCTCGGTCTCCCGGCACACCCCCTGCATGCAGATGAACATCCTGCCGCTGCGCATACCCGTCGGCCCGGCGAGCACCCTGCGGGAACTCGCCACGCACACCGCCCACCAGCTCCGGCAGGCCGGACCCCATCAGCGGTACCGCCACGAGCAGTTGCGCCGCGACCTGCAGCTGCTCGGCGGCGAACGCAGACTCCTCGGCCCGGTCGTCAACCTCATGCCGTTCGAGAACCGGCTGACCTTCGCCGGACGCCCGGCCGTCGGGCACACCATCTCGCCGGGGCCGGTCGAGGACCTGTCGGTCGGTGTCCACAGCGGCACTCGCGGTGGCGGCATACGCCTGGAGTTCAGCGCGAACCCTCAGCTGTACGGCGCCGAGGAACTCTCCACGCGGCTGGCGGAGTTCTCCGATCTGCTGGCGCGAGCCGTGTCCACGCCCGGCGAGGCGATCCACCGCAACCGCCGGGAGCCGGCCCGCACGCCCGTCCTGGACGGAGGCCCACTGCCCGTCGAGGCCCGTCCGGTGAGCGAGCTGATACTCGATCAGGCGAGCACCCGCCCGGACGCGGTGGCAGTGGAGTACCGGGACCAGCGGATCACCTACCGCCAACTGGCCGAGGACGCCCGGCAGCTGGCGGACCGGCTCATCGTGCACGGAGCCGGGCCGGGCCGCCTGGTCGCGGTCCTGCTGCCGCGCGGCGCCGAGGCGGCCGCCGTCCTGCTCGGCGTGCTGCTGGCGGGAGCGGGCTATCTGCCGCTTGATCCGGACGGACCGCCGGCGCGCAACGACACCGTCCTCACCCGCGCGCGGCCCAGCTTGCTGGTGACCACGGCGGAGTACCGGAACCGCGTGCCGGCCACGAGCCCGGCCACGGTACTGCTGCTGGACCGAGCCGAACTGACGAGCCATCACCCCGGTGCCGCTGCTCCGCCTCGGGACGAAGATCCCGCGTACGTCCAGTACACCTCGGGGTCGACCGGCCGTCCCAACGGCGTGGTGGTCGGCCACGGCGCACTGGCCCACTTCGCCGCCTCGGCCTCGCAGGTCTACCGCATCGGCCCCCGGGACCGGGTGCTGCAGTTCGCGCCGCTGCACTTCGACACCAGCGTCGAGGAGATCTTCCTGACCCTGAGTGCGGGCGCGACCCTGGTGGTACGCACCGAGGAGATGCTCCGATCCGTACCCGGGTTCCTGACCGCCTGCGACGATCTGCGCATCACCGTCCTCGACCTGCCCACCGCGCTCTGGCACGAGGTCGCCCTGAGCCTGCACACCGGCGCGGCCGCTCTGCCCGCGAGCGTGCACACCGTCATCATCGGCGGGGAGGCCGCCGCACCGGAGCGGGTGCGGCAGTGGCGACGGCAGGTCGGCCCGCAGGTCCGGCTGCTCAACACCTACGGCCCGACCGAGGCCACCGTGGTGGCGACCTGCGCGGTGCTGCACGGCGACGGCAGTGTCGCGCCGAGCAGGACGGATGCGCCAAGGACCCCGATCGGGCGCCCCCTGCCCGGCGTACGCGCGGCTGTCCTGGACGGCGCCGGACGCCCCGTCCGAGCGGGAGCGGCGGGCGAACTGCACTTGATGGGCGGCGGTCTGGCCACCGGCTACCTGGGAGACACCGAGCTGACCGCCCGCCGGTTCGTCCTCCTGGACCACCTGCCCGGACGCCCCCGCGCGTACCGCACGGGCGACCTGGTCCGCCGCCGGGACGACGGCCGGCTGGTGTTCCTCGGCCGGGTGGACGAGGAGCTCAAGACCAGCGGCCACCGGGTGCACCCCGCCGACGTGGAGAACGCCCTGCTGGGCCATCCGCGCGTACGGGAAGCCGCAGTCGTCGGGCAGGAACTCGCGGACGGGACCAAACGGCTGACGGCCTACGTCGTCGGCGAGCCACCCGGCGAGCCCACGGCGGGCGAGCTCCGGCACCATCTGAGCGGCATCCTCCCGGCGGCAGCCGTCCCCGCCGTCGTCGTACTCACTTCTCCCCTGCCCCGAACCGGCACGGGAAAGCTCGACCGCCGGGCTCTTCCCGCCCGTGCCGCCCCGTCGTCGGTGGCCGCCGGGGAGCTGGAACGGCTTGTGCTGGCGGTCTGGGAGGAGGTGCTCGGTGTCCCGGGACTCTCCGTCCACGACGACTTCTTCGACCTCGGCGGCCATTCACTGCAGACCCTCCAGGCCGCCCACCGCCTCGGGATCCGGCTCGGCCGCGACATCCCTGCCCACACGGTCTTCCGGCACCCGACGGCCGCCGCCCTGGCCGAGGTGCTGCGGGACGGGGAGCAGCCGTTCGCTTCCGTGCCCGCCGCTTCCGTGCCCGCCGAGCTTCGAGCCGACGCCGTGCTGCACCCGGACGTGGCGCCGGCGACGTCCGCCGCGCGACGGCAGGGCCCCGCTCGCTGCGTGCTGCTCACCGGCGCCACCGGCTACGTCGGCGCCCACCTGCTGCACGAGCTGCTCGCCCGTACCGACGCCCGGATCGTCTGCGCCGTCCGGTCGGCCACCCCGGAGCACGGCCTGCGCCGGATCCGGCAGGCCCTGACGGACCACCGGCTGGGCCTCGGGCAGTGGCACGACCGCGTCCAGGCCCTTCCGAGCGACCTGACCCGCCCCGGTCTCGGCCTCGACCCGGTGAGCTGGGACGAACTGGCCGAGGAGTGCGACGCGATCTACCACAGCGCGGCCGCGGTGAGCATGGCGCGCAGCTACCGGAGCATGCGGGCCGCCAACGTCTCCGGCACGGAGGAGCTCCTCCGGCTGGCCGCCACCGGGCGTCCGAGCAGCTTCCACCACCTCTCGACCCTCGCGCTCTCCGCACAGGACACCGGCCTTCCGAGCGGCTACCTGCAGAGCAAGTGGGCGGCCGAACGTCTCGTGGAACAGGCGGCCACACGTGGACTGCCCGTCACCGTCTACCGCCTCGGCAGGGTCACCGGCCCTCCTGCCACGGCCTCCGTGAACGAATCGGACGTCTTCTGGAGGCTCCTGCGCGCCGCCATCCGCACCGGCGCACTGCCCGCCCCGGACGCGCTGGACGTCGCGGAGGTGTGGACCCCGGCGGACTACGTCGCCCGCGCCGTCGTCCACCTCTCCTCCGCCGGTACGGACGGCGTGTTCGACCTCGCACCGCACGCCGCCACCCGCCTGTCCGACGTCGTCCGATGGGTGACCGACTACGGCTTCTCGTTCGAGCGGCGAGCGCCGGAGGGTACGGCGGCGGACGAGGCGGACGAGGCGGACCAGGTGGCCCTCTCGCTCCTCGATCTCGGACCGCTCCACGGGCTCCACACCGGCAGCGGCCGGATCCCCACCGGCGAGCCGGCCCGCGCCCTGGCGGACAGCGGCATCCACTGCCCGCCCGTCGACCGCCGCCTGATCCACCGCTACCTCGACCACTGCGTCGCCACGGGTTTCCTGCCTCCCCCGAACCGCGAAAGGCGCACGTTCCCCCACCCTGGCGGGGACTCAGGATAA
- a CDS encoding beta-N-acetylhexosaminidase — MAHAAGVAAAAAMLALGLAVGCSSGATPPAAPQESSPSVSASPSVPPPAAPAAISLVPAPSQLVRGSGAGYPLTGATVLRAEGGPEAATVAGQLAALLHTSTGLTLPVEQSGNGGVVLRLDSAADTGEEGYRLSSAADGVTITAASAAGLFHGVQTLRQLLPVSGTGTVPSLTITDRPRYAYRGGMLDVARHFFPVAAVEQYVDLLAQYKFNHLHLHLTDDQGWRIAIAGWPKLTSVGGSTQVGGGAGGFYTADDYRAITAYAAARHITVVPEVDLPGHTTAALASYPELGCPGDRPAQLFTGIDVGFSRVCPTSERTRAFVDQVIGRLAELTPGPYLDIGGDEAGAVDAASYARFMSQASATVRAHGKQPMSWDDGAAAGRQGPAVLEVWQPLAQLPPQLRTNLEEAARGGTKLVMSPADHAYLDQKYDESTRLGLHWAGYLSVEKAYSWDPDTYLAGLPGAAVTGVEAPVWTETLATPQDLQSMLLPRLPALAEVAWSPQAARSWEDFRPRLAAQAPRWDAQQLAYTKVPEIDWPR, encoded by the coding sequence ATGGCGCACGCAGCTGGAGTCGCCGCTGCGGCGGCGATGCTCGCACTGGGGCTGGCGGTCGGGTGTTCCTCCGGCGCCACCCCTCCGGCGGCACCGCAGGAGTCCAGCCCTTCTGTCTCCGCTTCCCCCTCTGTGCCGCCGCCCGCCGCACCTGCGGCGATCTCGCTGGTGCCGGCGCCGTCGCAGCTGGTGCGCGGCAGCGGCGCCGGGTACCCACTGACCGGCGCGACGGTGTTGCGAGCCGAGGGCGGCCCCGAGGCGGCCACGGTCGCGGGTCAGCTGGCAGCGCTGCTGCACACGTCGACGGGGCTGACGCTGCCTGTCGAGCAGTCCGGCAACGGGGGTGTGGTGCTGCGGCTGGACTCCGCTGCGGACACCGGCGAGGAGGGGTACCGCCTGAGCTCCGCAGCGGACGGGGTCACGATCACGGCGGCGAGCGCGGCAGGGCTGTTCCACGGCGTGCAGACGCTGCGTCAGCTGCTGCCGGTGTCGGGGACCGGGACCGTGCCGTCCCTGACGATCACCGACCGCCCGCGCTACGCCTACCGGGGCGGGATGCTGGATGTGGCGCGGCACTTCTTCCCGGTCGCGGCGGTGGAGCAGTACGTCGATCTGCTGGCCCAGTACAAGTTCAACCACCTCCACCTCCACCTGACGGATGATCAGGGTTGGCGAATCGCGATCGCGGGCTGGCCCAAGCTGACCTCGGTCGGCGGATCCACCCAGGTCGGCGGGGGCGCCGGCGGTTTCTACACCGCGGACGACTACCGGGCGATCACCGCCTACGCGGCGGCGCGCCACATCACCGTCGTCCCGGAGGTCGACCTCCCCGGCCACACCACCGCCGCCCTGGCGTCGTACCCCGAACTGGGCTGCCCCGGGGACCGGCCCGCCCAGCTCTTCACCGGCATTGATGTCGGCTTCAGCCGCGTCTGCCCGACCTCGGAGCGCACGCGCGCCTTCGTGGACCAGGTGATCGGCAGGCTCGCGGAGCTCACCCCCGGCCCCTACCTCGACATCGGCGGGGACGAGGCCGGAGCCGTCGACGCGGCCTCGTACGCCCGGTTCATGAGCCAGGCCTCGGCCACCGTCCGGGCTCACGGCAAGCAGCCGATGAGCTGGGACGACGGCGCGGCCGCCGGACGGCAGGGCCCCGCCGTGCTGGAGGTCTGGCAGCCGCTGGCCCAGCTGCCGCCGCAGCTCCGGACGAACCTGGAGGAGGCGGCGAGGGGCGGTACGAAGCTGGTGATGTCCCCCGCCGACCACGCCTACCTGGACCAGAAGTACGACGAGTCGACCCGGCTCGGCCTGCACTGGGCCGGTTACCTCAGCGTGGAGAAGGCGTACTCCTGGGATCCCGACACCTACCTGGCAGGGCTTCCGGGCGCGGCGGTGACGGGAGTCGAGGCCCCGGTCTGGACCGAGACGCTGGCCACGCCGCAGGACCTGCAGAGCATGCTGCTGCCCAGGCTGCCCGCACTCGCCGAGGTGGCGTGGTCGCCGCAGGCTGCCCGCTCCTGGGAGGACTTCCGGCCGCGCCTCGCCGCGCAGGCGCCCCGCTGGGACGCCCAGCAGCTCGCGTACACCAAGGTCCCCGAGATCGACTGGCCCCGGTGA
- a CDS encoding transcriptional regulator — translation MDRPSAQELYARITAELAPAAARNPTVELVESGDAPVEALRRIAGEEYRLVRSDRRSFALMAARLGDREPAGGLFLGLAEGEGQALGLLADFAAEVGLDAAALAAYEPHPAAQSYPHHLAWLAQFGTRSEIMLALLANFGFWGGYCARMAAALPRHYGLTAAGTAFFTFFSELPPGFEETALAVLQEGLDDGEDPVAALRAARMMQAYEAAFWEAVR, via the coding sequence ATGGATCGCCCCTCTGCGCAGGAGCTGTACGCCCGCATCACCGCCGAACTCGCACCCGCCGCCGCCCGGAACCCCACCGTCGAGCTGGTCGAGTCGGGTGACGCGCCCGTCGAGGCACTGCGCCGGATCGCCGGTGAGGAGTACCGGCTCGTGCGGAGCGACCGCCGCAGTTTCGCGCTGATGGCGGCCCGCCTCGGCGACCGGGAGCCGGCCGGCGGCCTGTTCCTGGGCCTGGCCGAAGGGGAGGGCCAGGCCCTCGGGCTCCTTGCCGACTTCGCCGCCGAGGTCGGCCTCGATGCGGCGGCCCTGGCCGCGTACGAGCCGCACCCGGCCGCCCAGTCGTACCCCCACCACCTGGCCTGGCTGGCCCAGTTCGGCACCCGTAGCGAGATCATGCTGGCGCTGTTGGCCAACTTCGGTTTCTGGGGCGGGTACTGCGCCCGGATGGCGGCGGCCCTCCCCCGGCACTACGGCCTGACCGCTGCGGGGACCGCCTTCTTCACCTTCTTCTCCGAGCTTCCGCCCGGCTTCGAGGAGACCGCGTTGGCCGTGCTGCAGGAGGGGCTGGACGACGGCGAGGACCCGGTGGCGGCGCTGCGGGCGGCCCGGATGATGCAGGCCTACGAGGCCGCCTTCTGGGAGGCGGTCCGGTGA
- a CDS encoding alpha-galactosidase encodes MVESQVVVLSADGVALVLDVTGPGLPRVLHWGADLGVPAEDGAQAFAALDDARPSAPRRLIPFQGEGWFGRPALAGHRDGAVRPPRFALSEPVSVRARAGAGGTVEVRAADPGAGLELHCTVELTPEGVARIRHTVTNTAPTPYTLDGLACLLPIPAHATELLDFAGRWARERSPQRAPLRHGLWSRESRRGRTGFDAGLLIAGTEGFGFRRGEVWGVHTAWSGNHVQYAERSAGGHPVIGGGELLEAGEIRLAEGESYRAPWVHFGTSDAGLDGLSRRFHRLLRARPQHPRTPRPVTLNIWEAVYFDHSPEKLLGLADTAASVGVERFVVDDGWFRHRRHDRAGLGDWYVDETVWPEGLHALAERVHGHGMQFGLWFEPEMANPDSDLLRAHPDWLLADPERLPYESRNQQVLDVARPEAFAYLLERISTLIGEYGIDYLKWDHNRDLADAVHDGRPGVHAQTLAVYRLIDELRSLHPGLEIESCSSGGARVDLGILERTDRIWGSDNIDPLERQAIQRWTGLLVPHELIGSHVGASPAHISGRASELAFRCATALFGHAGIEADVSTWPEQDRAALRAWIASYKRLRPLLHGGDTVRVDHPDQAAWVHGVVSADRAHAVFAYVQLDTSVSEAGAPIRFAGLDPDARYALTVLPELSAPEASWPLWARREPVPLPGRFLSEAGVAAPDLVDRPGQALVVELRAAG; translated from the coding sequence ATGGTCGAGTCGCAGGTCGTCGTACTGTCAGCGGACGGCGTTGCTCTGGTGCTGGACGTCACCGGCCCCGGACTGCCCCGGGTGCTGCACTGGGGCGCCGACCTGGGCGTCCCGGCCGAGGACGGGGCACAGGCCTTCGCCGCGCTGGACGACGCCCGGCCGTCGGCGCCCCGGAGGCTGATTCCCTTTCAGGGTGAGGGCTGGTTCGGGCGGCCCGCACTGGCGGGCCACCGCGACGGCGCCGTGCGGCCGCCGCGCTTCGCACTGTCAGAGCCGGTGTCCGTACGGGCGCGGGCCGGGGCGGGCGGCACGGTCGAGGTCCGGGCCGCGGACCCCGGGGCCGGGCTCGAACTTCACTGCACCGTCGAGCTGACGCCGGAGGGCGTGGCGCGCATCCGGCACACCGTCACCAACACCGCTCCCACCCCCTATACCCTCGACGGGCTCGCCTGCCTGCTGCCGATTCCCGCGCACGCCACCGAGCTCCTCGACTTCGCCGGACGCTGGGCGCGCGAGCGCTCGCCGCAGCGCGCGCCGCTTCGGCACGGCCTCTGGTCCCGGGAGAGCCGCCGCGGCCGCACCGGGTTCGACGCCGGTCTGCTGATCGCCGGCACCGAGGGCTTCGGCTTCCGGCGCGGCGAGGTGTGGGGCGTGCACACCGCCTGGAGCGGCAACCACGTCCAGTACGCCGAACGGTCGGCCGGCGGTCACCCGGTCATCGGTGGCGGTGAGTTGCTCGAAGCCGGTGAGATCCGCCTGGCCGAGGGCGAGTCCTACCGGGCCCCCTGGGTCCACTTCGGCACCTCCGACGCGGGACTCGACGGCCTCAGCCGTCGGTTCCATCGCCTCCTTCGCGCACGACCGCAGCATCCCAGGACCCCGCGCCCCGTCACCCTCAACATCTGGGAGGCGGTGTACTTCGACCACTCGCCCGAGAAGCTGCTCGGCCTGGCGGACACCGCCGCCTCCGTCGGCGTCGAACGGTTCGTCGTGGACGACGGGTGGTTCCGCCACCGGCGCCACGACCGGGCCGGCCTCGGCGACTGGTACGTGGACGAGACCGTCTGGCCCGAGGGCCTGCACGCCCTCGCCGAGCGGGTCCACGGCCACGGCATGCAGTTCGGCCTCTGGTTCGAACCCGAGATGGCCAACCCCGACTCGGACCTGCTGCGCGCTCACCCGGACTGGCTTCTCGCCGACCCCGAGCGGCTGCCCTACGAGTCCCGCAACCAGCAGGTGCTGGACGTCGCCCGGCCCGAGGCCTTCGCCTACCTGCTGGAGCGGATCAGCACGCTCATCGGCGAGTACGGCATCGACTACCTGAAGTGGGATCACAACCGAGACCTGGCGGACGCCGTGCACGACGGGCGGCCGGGCGTGCACGCGCAGACGCTCGCCGTCTACCGGCTGATCGACGAACTGCGTTCCCTGCACCCGGGTCTGGAGATCGAGTCCTGCTCCTCCGGCGGAGCGCGGGTGGACCTCGGAATCCTCGAACGCACCGACCGCATCTGGGGATCCGACAACATCGACCCCCTCGAACGACAGGCCATTCAGCGCTGGACCGGGCTGCTCGTCCCCCACGAGCTGATCGGCTCGCACGTCGGAGCCTCGCCCGCGCACATCAGCGGTCGCGCGTCCGAACTCGCCTTCCGCTGCGCCACCGCGCTCTTCGGCCACGCCGGGATCGAGGCCGACGTCAGCACCTGGCCGGAGCAGGACCGGGCCGCGCTCCGAGCGTGGATCGCCTCGTACAAGCGGCTGCGCCCGCTGCTGCACGGCGGGGACACCGTCCGCGTCGACCACCCGGACCAGGCGGCCTGGGTGCACGGCGTCGTCTCGGCCGATCGCGCGCACGCGGTCTTCGCGTACGTCCAGCTGGACACCTCGGTCTCCGAGGCGGGGGCGCCGATCCGGTTCGCGGGCCTCGACCCCGACGCGCGCTACGCGCTGACGGTTCTGCCGGAGCTCTCCGCTCCCGAGGCTTCCTGGCCGCTGTGGGCGCGCCGGGAGCCCGTGCCGCTCCCGGGCCGGTTCCTCTCCGAGGCCGGGGTGGCGGCGCCGGACCTGGTCGACCGGCCGGGGCAGGCTCTGGTGGTCGAACTGCGAGCTGCCGGGTGA